A segment of the Paracoccus suum genome:
CGCCTGGCGCCGCCGCCGGTGCTCAGCCCATCCCGCATAACCCTCGAAAACAACGGAAAAATCCGGCCGGCGCCGGATCGGGAGACACCTTTCGCGAGGGCAAGTGGCGGAGAGGGTGGGATTCGAACCCACGGAACCCTTGCAGGCTCAACGGTTTTCGAGACCGCCCCGATCGACCACTCCGGCACCTCTCCGCGCTTGGGTGGTGGCGGGGATTTAGTGGGGGGGCGCTGGAAGCGCAAGCGGTTTCTGGAGGGCGGATCGTTGCCGGGGCGGAAGGGGCTGCGGCAGTCGGCAGGGTATCCGCTGTCCTCCCCCGCGACCGACGCGCGTCGCAGGGTGACGCCGCTGGCGCGGGGTTGTCGGCCGTGTCCTGCGCCTTTAACCCTTGGCCCAACCACGGAGGGCTTCCCGATGATGATCTGCCCCGATCTTGCTGCCGCCGTCGGCCGCACGCCGCTGATCCGCCTTAACCGGGCCTCCGAGGCAACGGGTTGCGAGATCTGGGGCAAGGCCGAGTTCATGAACCCGGGCGGCTCGGTCAAGGACCGGGCGGCGCTCTATATCATCCGCGATGCCGTTGCACGTGGGGCGCTGCAGCCGGGTGGCACGATCGTCGAGGGCACGGCGGGCAACACGGGGATCGGTCTTGCGACCTTGGGCGCCTCGATGGGCTATCGCACGGTGATCGTCATTCCGGAGACGCAGAGCCAAGAGAAAAAGGATGCCCTGCGCCTTGCCGGGGCGCGGCTGGTCGAGGTCCCGGCCAAGCCCTACAAGGATCCAAACAACTACGTGCGCTACTCCGGCCGCCTCGCCGAAGCCCTGGCCAAGACCGAGCCGCAGGGCGCGATCTGGGCCAACCAGTTCGACAACACAGCCAACCGCCGCGCCCATGCCGAGACGACCGGTCCAGAGATATGGGAGCAGTTGCAGGGTCGGGTCGACGGCTTTGTCTGCGCCGTGGGCTCGGGCGGCACGCTTGCCGGGGTCGCCGATGCATTGCAGCCGCATGGCGTCAAGATCGGCCTTGCCGACCCGGAGGGCGCGGCGCTGTTTGCCTGGTACACCGAGCGGCGGTTTGAATCGCCGGGAAATTCGATCACCGAGGGGATCGGGCAGGGCCGCATCACGGCCAACCTCGAAGGGTTCACCCCGGACATGGCCTGGCGCATCCCGGACGCCGAGGCACTGCCTTACATCCATCAGCTGGCGCAGGACGAGGGGCTGCTGCTCGGCGGCAGTTCGGCCATCAACGTGGCGGGCGCGGTGCGCATGGCCCGCGAGATGGGGCCGGGGCGGACCATCGTGACCGTGCTCTGCGACAGCGGCAGCCGCTACATGGGCCGGCTCTGGAACCCGGATTTCCTGCGCGAGAAGGGACTGCCGGTGCCGCCATGGATGGATGGCACGCCCGCGCCCATGCCGGACGTCCGCGAGGGCTGAGTGATGACCAGACTGCGCCATCCCGCCGCTGCCCTGGCGGCCGCCCTGATTTGGCTGATGTTGCTGTGCGCGCCGCTGTCCGCGCAAACCGACACCGCGGAGCCGGACTATGCAACATGGGACAAGTTCGCGACCCAGGTCGAGCAGAGCCTCGATCGCAATGACGTCGACGATGCCGCCTTGCAGCAGATGCGCAGCCGGGTCGTGGACTGGCGCGCGCGCTTTCTCGCCGCGCAGGGAAGCAAGTCAACCCGCGTCGGCACCCTGCAGGACCAGATCGCGGCCTTGGGGCCTGCGCCGGCGGCGGACGCAACCGAGCCCGAGGACGTGGCCGCCCGCCGCAAGGAGCTGAATGCCGAACTGTCAGCCGAGCAGGCGCCCGTATTGCGGGCCAGCGAGGCGTACGGCCGCGCCGAAGGCATGGTGACGGCCATCGACAAGACCCTGCGCAGCCGCCAGGCCGCGGCGGTTTTGCAACTGACGCCCTCGCCGTTGCTACCGTCCAGTTGGGCGGCGGCGGCGAGCGACGGGAACCGCCTTGCGGCGGGCCTACGTGACGAGGTGGGTGCGCGCCTCCAGCGGTTTGGCGCGACGGGCGCGGCGCAAAAATTGCCAGGGGTGGCTGTGCCGCTGGCGATTGCGCTGCTGCTGCTGACCGTGGGGCGGCGCTGGGTGAATGGCCTGCCGGGACGCCTGGCCCGTCGCCTGCCGACGCGGGCTCAGGGAGCGGTCAGTTTTATTGCCTCGCTGACGCAGATCGGCCTGCCGGTAGTCGGCGTTTTCCTGGTACTGGTCGCGATCGAAGCGACGGGGTTGCTGGGCCAATGGGGCACGCCCTTCGTGCTGTCGGCCGCCGCGGCGGGCGTGACCTTCTTTATCGGCGCATGGATTGCCCGGCAGCTGTTTCCGGTCGATCCGGCGCAGGCCTCCTTGCTGGGGTTGGTCTCGCCGGCGCGCGACGCCGCGCGGCATCAGGCGACGTTGCTGGCGGCGGCCATGGCCCTCGAGCAATTCATCGCCCGGCCGCTGCTACCTCTCTCCGGGTTCAACCGGGAATCGGATTTTGCGGCCAGCGTGCCGGTGCCGTTCAGCGATGCCGGCGCGGGGGTCGTGCATCTGCCGCTGATCCTGCTGGGCGCGCTGCCACTTTTCCGGCTGGGTAAATTGCTGCGGCCTGCGCCGGCGACCGTTATCACCACCTCCGACAAGGTCCTCGCTACCCTGGCGGCGATCGTCCGGGTCATCGCCGTAGTCGCGCCATTGGCAGCAGTGACGGGCTATGTCACCGCAGCCAATGCAACCCTGTGGCCCGCGGCCGTGACGCTGGCGCTCGCCGGGCTGATCGTGCTGCTGCAGCAGTTTTTTGTCGATCTGTGGCAAATCGTCAGACGCACCCCGGAGGGCGCCCGCGACTCGCTGGCCCCGGTCATCATCGGCCTCGCCCTGTTGCTGGTCGCGCTGCCGATCCTGGCACTGACCTGGGGTGCCAGGGTCTCGGATCTGGCCGAGGTCTGGACGCGGCTCGCGAACGGCTTTCGCATCGGCTCGGTCCGGTTGTCGCCGGGCGCGGTCATCACCTTCTTCGTGGTCTTCGCCCTCGGCTACACAGTGACCCGCGGCGTGCAAAGCACGCTGCGCAAGACCGTCCTGCCGCGCACCCGCATCGACGCGGGCGGACAGAACGCCATCGTCTCGGGCCTTGGCTATGTCGGCATCTTCATCGCCGCAATGCTGGCCATCGTCTCGGCCGGCATCGACCTTTCCAGCCTCGCCATCGTCGCGGGCGCTCTGTCGGTCGGTATCGGTTTCGGTCTGCAGAACATCGTGTCGAACTTTGTCTCCGGCATCATTTTGCTCATCGAGCGGCCGGTGACGGTCGGCGACTGGGTGCAGGTCGGCACGGCGCAGGGCGTAGTGCGCCGGATCTCGGTCCGTTCGACCACCATCCAAACCTTTGACCGGAGTTCGGTCGTGGTGCCGAACAGCGACCTGATCACCCAGCACGTCACCAACTGGACGCGGGGCAGCCTCAGCGGGCGGGTGATCGTCGCAATTTCCGTCGCCTATTCCAGCGACACGCGCAAAGTCACGGACATGCTGATCGAGATCGCCGAGAACCAGCCGACAGTCCTGATCGAGCCGGCGCCCCTGGCGATCCTGACCGGCTTTGGCCCCGACGGCATCAACTTCGAACTGCGGGCCATTGTCTCGGACATCAACCAAGGGACCACGGTCGCCAGCGAAATGCGCCAGCAGATCGTCGAGCGCATGAAGGCCGAGGGGATCGAGATGCCCTTTGCCCAGCGCGACATCTGGCTGCGGAACCCGGAGAGCCTGGCGCCGTCAGGTCCGAATCCGCTTGGGTCCGCTGGCGCCGGGGCGCCGGTCCCGGACACCAAAACCGCTCTGCCGCGCGCGGCGCAAGTCGACACGCGGCGACCGACCAGCGGCGCATCAGCGGATGCCGGAAAACAGGACGAGCTGGATCCACGCATTGCGGCGAGCGTTGCGGGCGGCCCGGCGGACGGCGGGAGCGAAGGCGGGAGATAGGTCACGCCGAGCGAGGTTGCAGTTCACGCCGACACTGCAAAGAATTCTGCCGGCGCCCCAGTCAAAGGATTCCGCCGGCAGCCCTTAGAAGCCGTGCTAAGCATATCCCCGCGATCCGTCCCGCTTGAGGCAGGCGAACCGCGCGAGCATTAGCCGGCGCGGCGCAGCTTAATCGCTGGCCTCGCCGCCTTCGGCGACACGCGCGACCGAGACGACAACCTCGCCCTCGGCCGCGTTCAGTACCCGGACACCACCGGCACTGCGCGAGCGGAAGCTGATGCCGTCCACCGGCACCCGGATCGATTGCCCGGTCGATGTCGCGAGCATCACCTGATCGTCCGGTGCCACCGGGAAGCTGGCGACCAGCTTGCCCCCGCGCATGGCCTTGTCCATCGCCATGACGCCCTGGCCGCCGCGCCCGCGCACCGGGTAGTCGTGGCTAGAGCTGATCTTGCCGGCGCCTCGGGCGGTGACGGTCAGGATCAGGTCCTCATGCGCTGACATCTCGGCATAACGTTGCTGGGGCAGGGCGATGTCCTCGACCTCGGCCTCCGCGTCGTCCTCGTCCGCCTCGGCACCATCGTCGAGCGCACCAGCGATCGCGCGCCGCATCTTGAGGTAGGCCGCACGCTCCTCCGGGGCAGCCTCGAAATGGCGGATGATCGACATGCTGACGACGCTGTCGCCCTTGGCCAGCCGGATGCCGCGCACGCCAGTCGAATCGCGGCCCTTGAAGACGCGCACGTCGGTCGCGCGAAAGCGGATGGCGCGGCCCATCGCGGTCACCAGCATGACATCGTCATCCTCGTCCGCGATGCGCGCATCGACCAGGCTGACGCCGTCAGGCAGCTTCATTGCGATCTTGCCAGAGCGGTTGATGGCCGTGAAATCCGACAGCGCGTTGCGCCGCACATCCCCGGCCGACGTCGCGAACACGACCTGCAGCCCGTCCCATTCCTCTTGCGGCACATCCACCGGCATCAACGCGGCGATCGAGATGCCCGCGCCGATCGGCAGAATGTTGACCATTGCCTTGCCGCGCGTCGTGCGGCCGCCCAGCGGCAGGCGCCAAGTCTTCATCCGGTAGGCCATGCCGTCGGTGGTGAAGAACAGCAGCTCTGTATGGGTATTGGCGACGAAGAGCGACGTGACGACGTCGTCTTCCTTGGTGGCCATCGACGACAGTCCCTTGCCGCCCCGGCGCTGGGCGCGGAACTCGGCCAAAGGGGTGCGCTTGATATAGCCGCCCGAGGTGATGGTCACGACCATGTCCTCGCGCTCGATCAGGTCCTCGTCGTCCAGATCGCCGGCCCAGTCGGTGATCTCGGTCCGGCGCGGCACGGCGAACAACTCGCGCGCCTCGCGCAACTCGTCCGCGATGATCGACATGATGCGCTCGCGCGAGGCGAGGATCGCCAGGAACTCGCGGATGGAATCGGCCAGGGCCTGCAATTCGTCCGTGACCTCGGCGACGCCCAGCGCGGTCAGACGCTGCAGGCGCAGCTCGAGGATCGCTCGGGCCTGCGCCTCGGACAGGTTGTAGGTGCCATCCTCGTTCACGGGATGCAGCGGATCGTCGATCAGACGCAGGTAGGGCAGGATGCTGCCGGCCGGCCAACGGCGGGTCATCAGCTTTTCGCGCGCCTCGGCCGGGTCGGCACTGGCGCGGATCGTGGCGACGACCTCATCGACATTGCTCACCGCGACGGCGAGGCCGCACAGGATGTGGCTGCGCTCGCGCGCGCGGGTTAACTCGAAAGCCGTGCGGCGGGCCACGACCTCCTCGCGGAAAGCGAGGAAGTTGGTCAGGAAGTCACGCAGCGTCAGCTGCTCCGGACGGCCGCCGTTCAGGGCGAGCATGTTGGCCGCGAAACTGGTCTGCATCGGGGTAAAGCGGTAAAGCTGGTTCAGTACCACGTCAGCGGTTGCGTCGCGCCGCAGCTCGACCACCACGCGCACGCCGTTGCGGTCGCTCTCGTCCTGAACATGGGCGATGCCCTCGATGCGCTTGTCCTTGGCCAGTTCGGCGATGCGCTCGATCATGGTGGCCTTGTTGACCTGGAACGGGATCTCGTCGACGACGATCACCTCGCGCCCGCTGCGGCCCTGCTCGATATGGACGCGCGAGCGCAGCAGGATCGAGCCGCGCCCCTCCAGATAGGCCTTGCGCGCCCCGGACCGGCCCAGGATCACGCCGCCGGTCGGAAAGTCCGGTCCGGGCACGATCTCCAGCAGGCGCTCGGTAGCAAGGTCAGGATCGTCAATCAGGGCCAGCGTGGCGTCCACGACCTCGCCCAGGTTGTGCGGCGGGATGTTGGTCGCCATGCCGACGGCGATGCCGCCCGCGCCATTGACCAGCATGTTGGGAAAGCGCGCCGGCAGGACTGTCGGCTCGCGGTCCTTGCCGTCGTAGTTGTCCTGGAAATCGACCGTGTCCTTGTCGATGTCCGCCAGCAGCCAGTTGGCCGCCTTGGCCATCCGCACCTCGGTGTAGCGCATGGCCGCCGGCGCATCGCCGTCCATGCTGCCAAAGTTGCCCTGGCCGTCAAGCAGCGGTAGGGACATGGAAAAGCCCTGCGCCATCCGCGCCAGGGCGTCATAGATCGCGCTGTCGCCATGCGGATGGTATTTGCCCATCACATCGCCCACCGGACGGGCCGACTTGCGATAGGGCTTGTCGAAGGTGTTTCCGGTCTCGCTCATGGCGTAGAGGATGCGGCGGTGGACCGGCTTCAGCCCGTCGCGCAGGTCCGGGATTGCCCGGCTGACGATCACCGACATGGCGTAGTCGAGGTAGGCCGAGCGCATCTCGGTCGCAATGTCGATCACCGGGCCGTCGTGGGCCATCGGCAAGCGCTCGACGCCGATGATGGCGCCGTCATCAGCCTCGGGGGTGTCGGGATCGTCGGGGGTGTCGGACACGGGGGTTGCGCCTCAAGATATTGTTGTGCCGGGGTATAGCCGCCCCTGCGGGTGGGTGCAACGAATGGCTGGAGTGGGCTGGCCAAGGCTGGCCTGGAAAAGCAGGGGGAAAGCCCGCCCGCCATTGCGAGCGCCGTCCCGGCCGCCTATTCTTCGCTCGACGCCGCCCAGAGGGTCCGATGCCTTGCCTTGCCGACGGCGGCGACAGCCGAACGCGCGACTACCTGCTGATCCGCTGCGGCGCGGTCGGTTCCCGCGAGATGCGGCTGGCGCGGCACCTTGCTGCGTGGTTCGGGCCCCGCATCCGTTATCTGGTCGATGCCTCGGCCGGACCGGCGGAGATTGACCCCGCGGCGCGCGCCGCCTCCATCCAGATCACGCCGGAGTGGCTGGCGCATCGCCGCCTGATCTCGTTTGAGACCTCTGGCTGGCGCTGCGGCGACTACTGCTATTATGCGGCCGTGGACATGATCCCCGAGATGGACCGGGCTTGGCTTATCGAGGCGGATGTGTGGCCCAGCTTCGATGATCCCGGCGCGTTCTTCGCGCCGCTGGAGGCAGACCCCGCCGATTTCCTGGCGCCGCTTTACTCGCCGCGGGGCGGGGCGTGGTTCTGGTCCTATACCGCGCGGCGGGTGCTCGGGCCAAAGGTGGCTGTGCATGGGTGCCTCTTTCCCCTCACCCGAATGACGCGCACGGCGATGCTGCACCTGCTGCACAGCCGTGCCGCGTCCTTCACGGTGACTGCGCGGCGCCCGACCACTAGCGGCTGGCATGATGTCGCGCCCTTTCCGGTGCCTAATGACGAGGCTTTCGTCGCGACCGTGCTGACGCGGGACGGGTTTGTCTGCGGCGATCTGTCGGCGCGTGCGCCCGACGCTTTTCTGCCCGACGGATTTACCTGGGATGCGCCGCTCCACCCCGCCGAGATTCGGCTGCCCGCGCTGCGTAACCGGATATTGCACCCCGTTCTGGATGCCGATGCCGCGCCCCGCAAACTTGGTATGCTGTTCCAGCGTCAGCCGACGCGACACGCAGAACGCCGCGCCCAGGTGATCGAACGCCTGGGCGCGGCGGCTTGGACCCGATGGTCGGGCGAACCCCTGCGGGACGCGGCAGTCCCGTAGGGAGGATTGCGCAGCAATCGGGCCCTGCTTGCGGCCTTACTTCTTCTTTCCAGCCTTGGCCTTCTCGCCGGCGGCGGCCGGATTGGCCGAGCTTTCCGCCACGTCGGTCAGGGCTTCGTCTGCGGCTTCTTCCTCGTCGAGGTTGGCCTGCAGCAGGTCGGCGACCTCGTCGAGGCCCAGCAGGTCAGCATAGGCAACAAGGCTGCCATAGCGCGTGATCTCGTAATGCTCGACCGCCTGGCACGAGAAGATGATCGCGGCATCACCGGCTTCGGTGCCGCCGAAATCCTTCAGCAGCGATTCGCCCTCTTTCAGGATGCCGTCCATGGCGTCGCAAGTCTGGGCAACGGCCTTTTTGTCCATCGCCGCAAACGCCTCCTCGAGGCGCTTGATGTGACCCGCGGTCTCTTCGCGGTGGTTGGTCAGCCCTTCGATCAGGGCCTCATCCTTTGCCGCGTCGATCATCTTGGGCAGCGCTTTGTAAATGCGGTTCTCGGCGTAATAAATGTCCTTCAGACCATGCTCGAGCAGGTCGATCAGGGTTTTATCCTCAGAAGCAGTGCTTTTCTTGTCGGCCATCGTATATACCCTTCCAGACTTCCCGGAGGCATCAGCGCCCTCGCCGGGTCGCGGTTCAACCCATTGCCGCGGCAGGCGTTCCGGGCTCTCGCGGCATTCTTTTCACGGCCTCGCGGCGGCCGCGTCCGCCCCTCTGCAAACGCCCGCCTCAAACCTATTGCTTACTGGCGGGACGGCGGGCGGAATGACAGCCTTCGTCCAGGTAACTCCAGGGAGGAGATGATGGCGAACGTGTCTATCCATCCGGCCGTCGACAACGGCGTGCGGCCGGGGCAGCTGAACTTCGCCGGCGGCGAGTTGCACTGCCATTGCGCCAGCAACCCGGTGCGCGTGAAGGTCGGCGCGAACACTGCCCACAACCATGTTTGCGGCTGCACCAAGTGCTGGAAGCCCGAAGGCGCGACCTTCAGCCAGGTCGCCGTGGTCGGCCGGGACGCGGTCAGCGTGGTCTCGGGCGAGGACAAGCTTGAGGTGGTGGACAGCAACGCGGCGATCCAGCGCCACCGCTGCCGGGACTGCGGCGTCCACATGTATGGCCGGATCGAGAACAAGGATCATCCGTTCTACGGCCTCGATTTCGTCCATACCGAGCTTTCGGACCAGGACGGCTGGTCGGCACCCGAGTTCGCGGCCTTCGTCAGCAGCGTGATCGAAAGCGGCACGCCGCCCGGCAATATGGACGCTATCCGCGCCCGCCTGCGCGAACTTGGCCTGCCTCCCTATGACGCGCTGTCCCCACCGCTGATGGACGCCATTGCGACGCATATCGCCAAGGCCACGGGAAAATTGGCGGCATAAAGTCAGCCTTGAAACGTCCGCGCAGAGGCAAGGCGCTCACACGCACCGAAGATCGGGGGCATCCTTTCGGGGCTGCCCCCACACCCGTTCCGGGCTACTGAGCCAGCACCCATACCCAACCGCGAGCGATCACGCATCTCGCGTCCAGCCGAAGGAGAGTTCCAGATGAAAACCCGCGCCGCAGTCGCGCTCGAGGCCGGGCGTCCGCTCGAGGTGATGGAAGTCGAACTCGACGGGCCGAAGGCTGGCGAGGTCATGGTGGAGATCAAAGCCACCGGCATCTGCCATACCGATGAATTCACGCTGTCCGGCGCCGACCCCGAGGGGCTGTTTCCCGCCATCCTGGGTCACGAGGGCGCTGGCATCGTGGTCGAAGTCGGCCCGGGCGTTACCTCGGTCAAGGTGGGCGACCACGTCATTCCGCTCTATACTCCGGAATGCCGCAACTGCCCGTCCTGCCTGTCGCGCAAGACGAATCTTTGCACCGCGATCCGCAGCACGCAGGGCCAGGGCCTGATGCCCGACGGGACCACCCGCTTTCAAATGCTGGATGGCACGCCCTTGTTTCACTACATGGGCTGCTCGACCTTCTCGAACTATACCGTCCTGCCCGAGATCGCGGTCGCCAAGGTTGCCGAGGACGCGCCGTTCGACAAGATCTGCTATGTCGGCTGTGGCGTGACGACCGGGGTCGGCGCGGTGATCTATACCGCCAAGGTCGAGCAGGGCGCGAAATGCGCGGTCTTCGGCCTCGGGGGTATCGGCCTCAACGTCATCCAGGGCCTCAAGATGGCTGGCGCTGACATGATCATCGGCGTCGACATCAACAACGACCGCGAGGAATGGGGTCGCCGCTTCGGCATGACCCATTTCGTCAACCCGAAGGACGTCGGCAATGTGGTCGAGACGCTGGTCAACATGACCAAGACGCCGTTCGATCAGATCGGCGGTTGCGACTACACCTTCGATTGCACCGGCAACGTCAATGTCATGCGCCAGGCGCTGGAGGCATGCCATCGCGGCTGGGGCCAGTCGATCGTGATCGGCGTGGCGCCCGCGGGGGCCGAAATCCAGACCCGTCCGTTCCAGCTGGTCACCGGCCGCGTCTGGAAGGGCAGCGCATTTGGCGGCGCGCGCGGCCGCACGGATGTGCCGATGATCGTCGACTGGTACATGGACGGAAAGATCCAGATCGACCCGCTGATCACCCACCTGCTGACGCTGGACGAAATCAACAAGGGGTTCGACCTGATGCACGCTGGCGAGTCGATCCGCAGCGTCGTCGTCTACTGATGGCGTCAGGCATCACCGTCCGCCCGGCCGCGGCGGACGATGCCGACGCGATCTGGTCAGTGCTGCAGCCGGTGTTTCGCGCGGGGCAGACGTATTGCGTGCCGCGCGACATCACTCGCGAGGCAGCGCTGGCCGACTGGCATGCGCCGCCCTTCTCGGTGTTCGTGGCCGAGGATGCGCAAAGTCGCATCCTCGGCACTTCGCATGTTGGCGCAAACCGTCCCGGCGGGGGCGATCATGTCGCCAACGCCTCGTTCGCGACCGCCCCCGAGGCGCGCGGGCAGGGAGTCGCCTCTGCGCTTTGCGCCCATGCGCTCGACTGGGCGGCAGGGCAGGGGTTTCGCGCCATGCAGTTCAACTTTGTCGTCGCAACCAATACCGGTGCCATACGGCTGTGGACTGCCCATGGCTTTCAGACCCTGTGCCGCCTGCCCGGCGCCTTTCGCCACCCGGCCGAGGGCTTCGTCGACGCTCTCGTCATGTTTCGCCCGCTCTGAGAGGATCCCATGGACCTGGAAACCGTTTCCGAAAACCGCGCCTTTGGCGGAACGCAGGGCGTCTATCGCCACAAGAGCGCAGCCACCGGCACCGATATGACCTTTGCCGTCTATCTGCCCCCGGCGGCCGAGGCAGGGCCGGTCCCCGTCCTGTGGTACCTGTCCGGCCTGACCTGCACGCATGAGAATGCGATGAACAAGGCCGCGGCGCAGGGCCCCGCGTCCGAAGCCGGAATCGCGCTGATCTTCCCCGATACCTCGCCGCGGGGCGAGGGGGTGGCGGACGATGCGGCTTTCGATCTGGGGCAGGGGGCTGGCTTTTACGTCAACGCGACCGAGGCGCCGTGGGCGCCCCATTACCGGATGTGGGACTATGTTGTCGACGAGTTGCTGGCCCTTGTGGGCGATCATTTCCCCCTGGACTTGACCGCGCAGGGGATCACTGGCCATTCGATGGGTGGCCATGGCGCGCTCACGCTCGCGATGACCCTGCCGGAGCGTTTCCGCAGCGTCTCGGCCTTCGCGCCCATCGCGAACCCAGTGGCCTCGGACTGGGGCCGCAAGCAGTTCGCGGCCTACCTCGGGCCGGACGAGGCGAAATGGGCGAGCCATGACGCCAGCCTGCTGATGGCCGAGCGCGGCTTTCCCGGCGAGGTGCTGATCGACCAGGGCGGCGAAGACCAGTTCCTCGACAAGCTGATGCCCGAGGCGCTGGCGCATGCGATGATGAAGCGTCGGCAGCCGGGCATGATGCGCATGCAGCCAGGGTACGATCACAGCTATTTCTTCGTCTCCAGCTTCATGCCCGATCACGTCGACTGGCATGCAGAGCGCCTCTGGACCTGAAGATAGCCGACATTTTCGGATGTTAACGACACCGCGGGCATCTCCGCGGTGTTTGCATTTTCGCCCATCGGTGCGGGACGCCGCTCCGCCGCTGACCCGCCGAGTCTAGCCATAAGACTTTAGCCGCAGCAAAGCCCCGCCTGCGTTGACGCATTGTAATCCGCGGGCTGTGATACTCGTGCTTGCGATCTGGTCCCGGGGGAAAAGGGGGCCGCCGCAGTTTGACGGACGGCGCGCCGGGACTTCCCCCGCAGCTGGGTCCGGACAGGATGACAGGGGAGGGAAACGATGCTGAAGTTGCTGACATCAGCCGCCGGGCTGGCCATTTTCGCAACCGGGGCGCTGGCCAATGAAAGCGTAATGGCCCTGACCAAGGACGACACCCAGTGGGCGTTGCAGACCAAGGACTACGCCAACACGCGCTATTCGACGCTGAAGCAGATCACCAAGGAAAACGTCGGTGACATGCGCGTGGCATGGAGCTTTTCGACGGGCGTGCTGCGCGGCCACGAAGGTGGACCGCTGGTCGTGGACGGCATCATGTATGTCCACACGCCGTTTCCGAACAACATCTTTGCGCTTGATCTGAACGACAACGGAAAGATCCTGTGGTCCTACAAGCCGCAGCAAAACCCCGAGACGATCGCGGTCATGTGCTGCGATACCATCTATCGCGGCCTCGCCTATGCCGACGGCACGGTATTCCTGGCGCAGGCCGACACGACGCTGGTCGCGCTGGACGCAAAGTCGGGCGCGGTAAAATGGTCGGTCAAGACCGGTGATCCGGCGATTGGCGAGACCAGCACCGCAACCGTGACCCCGGTCAAGGACAAGCTCCTGGTGGGGATCTCGGGCGGCGAATATGGCGTGCGCGGTCGCATGACCGCCTACAACATCAGCGACGGCAGCGTCGCGTGGCAGGCTTGGTCCACCGGACCCGATGCCGATATGCTGGTCGATCCCGAAAAGACCATGGTGCTGGGCAAGCCGATTGGCGCCGACAGTTCGCTGAAGAGCTGGGAAGGCGATCAGTGGAAGATTGGCGGCGGCACCACCTGGGGCTGGACCTCGTATGACCCGGATCTGAACCTGGTCTATTACGGAACCGGCAACCCCTCGACCTGGAACCCGTCGCAGCGTCCGGGTGACAACAAGTGGTCGATGACGATCATGGCCCGCGATGCCGACACCGGCATGGCGAAGTGGTTCTACCAGATGACGCCCCACGACGAGTGGGACTATGACGGCATCAACGAGATGATCCTGACCGACCAGCAGTTCGACGGCAAGGATCGCAAGCTGCTCACGCACTTTGACCGGAACGGCTTTGGCTACACGCTCGACCGCGAAACGGGTGAGCTGTTGGTCGCTAAGAAGTACGACCCGGCCGTCAACTGGGCGACGGAAGTCGTCATGGACCCGTCGAGCGACCAGTATGGCCGCCCGCAGGTCGTGTCCAAATACTCGACCGAGCAGAACGGCGAGGATACCAACTCTCAGGGTATCTGCCCGACCGCCCTCGGCAGCAAGGACCAGCAGCCGGCGGCCTACTCGCCCGAGACGCAGCTGTTCTACGTGCCGACCAACCACGTCTGCATGGACTACGAGCCGTTCCGCGTCAGCTACACCGCCGGCCAGCCCTACATTGGGGCCACGCTGTCGATGTATCCCGCGCCCGGCAGCCATGGCGGGATGGGTAACTTCATCGCCTGGGACAACATCAAGGGCGAGATCAAGTGGACCATCCCCGAGACCTTCTCGGTCTGGTCCGGCGCCTTGGCGACCGCCGGCGGCGTGGTGTTTTACGGCACGCTCGAGGGCTATCTGAAGGCGATCGACGCCGAAACGGGCGAGGAGCTTTACAGCTTCAAGACCCCG
Coding sequences within it:
- a CDS encoding ferritin-like domain-containing protein codes for the protein MADKKSTASEDKTLIDLLEHGLKDIYYAENRIYKALPKMIDAAKDEALIEGLTNHREETAGHIKRLEEAFAAMDKKAVAQTCDAMDGILKEGESLLKDFGGTEAGDAAIIFSCQAVEHYEITRYGSLVAYADLLGLDEVADLLQANLDEEEAADEALTDVAESSANPAAAGEKAKAGKKK
- the gfa gene encoding S-(hydroxymethyl)glutathione synthase, translated to MANVSIHPAVDNGVRPGQLNFAGGELHCHCASNPVRVKVGANTAHNHVCGCTKCWKPEGATFSQVAVVGRDAVSVVSGEDKLEVVDSNAAIQRHRCRDCGVHMYGRIENKDHPFYGLDFVHTELSDQDGWSAPEFAAFVSSVIESGTPPGNMDAIRARLRELGLPPYDALSPPLMDAIATHIAKATGKLAA
- a CDS encoding S-(hydroxymethyl)glutathione dehydrogenase/class III alcohol dehydrogenase, which translates into the protein MKTRAAVALEAGRPLEVMEVELDGPKAGEVMVEIKATGICHTDEFTLSGADPEGLFPAILGHEGAGIVVEVGPGVTSVKVGDHVIPLYTPECRNCPSCLSRKTNLCTAIRSTQGQGLMPDGTTRFQMLDGTPLFHYMGCSTFSNYTVLPEIAVAKVAEDAPFDKICYVGCGVTTGVGAVIYTAKVEQGAKCAVFGLGGIGLNVIQGLKMAGADMIIGVDINNDREEWGRRFGMTHFVNPKDVGNVVETLVNMTKTPFDQIGGCDYTFDCTGNVNVMRQALEACHRGWGQSIVIGVAPAGAEIQTRPFQLVTGRVWKGSAFGGARGRTDVPMIVDWYMDGKIQIDPLITHLLTLDEINKGFDLMHAGESIRSVVVY
- a CDS encoding GNAT family N-acetyltransferase, which produces MASGITVRPAAADDADAIWSVLQPVFRAGQTYCVPRDITREAALADWHAPPFSVFVAEDAQSRILGTSHVGANRPGGGDHVANASFATAPEARGQGVASALCAHALDWAAGQGFRAMQFNFVVATNTGAIRLWTAHGFQTLCRLPGAFRHPAEGFVDALVMFRPL
- the fghA gene encoding S-formylglutathione hydrolase, with the translated sequence MDLETVSENRAFGGTQGVYRHKSAATGTDMTFAVYLPPAAEAGPVPVLWYLSGLTCTHENAMNKAAAQGPASEAGIALIFPDTSPRGEGVADDAAFDLGQGAGFYVNATEAPWAPHYRMWDYVVDELLALVGDHFPLDLTAQGITGHSMGGHGALTLAMTLPERFRSVSAFAPIANPVASDWGRKQFAAYLGPDEAKWASHDASLLMAERGFPGEVLIDQGGEDQFLDKLMPEALAHAMMKRRQPGMMRMQPGYDHSYFFVSSFMPDHVDWHAERLWT